GGGTCTGTATCTGTCATGATATGTCTCGCAATCTTTGGAAATGTCAGGGCAGGAGCGCCAGCCCCGTCGCACGGAAGCTCAGCGCCAGATGACTGCCCACCGCATAGGGTGTGGCATTGGCATGGTCGATCGCGAAGAGCTGGCCCAGCTCGCTCTCGATCTCGTATTCCACATGATCGCCCAGATAGGCGGCGCTGCGCACACGGCCCGTCATGGTCTGGGGCGGTGCCGCGCGACCAGTCTCGGGGCCAGACAGCGAAATGGCATTGGCGCGCACGGAAAGACGCGCGGGCATGACCGCCTTCACCACCCTGCGCCGCGCCGGATGCCACAGGCTTGCCCTTGTGTACTCGGCGGCGGGCACGCCCAGCCTTGCGGGGCGGGTCGCGGGCTTCCGGCAGGCCGCCCTTGCGGTGCCCGAGGCGCTGTCGGTGATCGGCTTTGACGATATCGCGCAGGCCGGTTGGGAAAGCTATGCCCTGAACACCTTTGCCCAGCCCACCGCCGAGATCGTCGCGAAGGCGGTCGAATGGCTGACCACCCCCGAGAGTGACACGCGCATGGTCCAACTTCCGGTCCGGATGGTCTGGCGCAAAAGCGTGCGCCTGCCCGCCTGAGCTGCCCGCCTGAGCCTGCCCGCCTCTGGCGGACCCCCGCGCCTGCCCCAAGCGGGCGGGGGGCTGCGGCGCGGGGGTGTTCAGTATGCGAACATCTCCTGCCCGTATTTGAACAACGCTCAACATACGAACGATACAGCTTCTCCGCCCCGCCCCCGCGGCATAGCCTTGCGCAAGGAGGAGGAGCCTGCGGCCGTCCGGCCAAGCCGGAATACGGC
The Thioclava sp. GXIMD4216 genome window above contains:
- a CDS encoding TOBE domain-containing protein, which codes for MPARLSVRANAISLSGPETGRAAPPQTMTGRVRSAAYLGDHVEYEIESELGQLFAIDHANATPYAVGSHLALSFRATGLALLP
- a CDS encoding substrate-binding domain-containing protein; this encodes MTAFTTLRRAGCHRLALVYSAAGTPSLAGRVAGFRQAALAVPEALSVIGFDDIAQAGWESYALNTFAQPTAEIVAKAVEWLTTPESDTRMVQLPVRMVWRKSVRLPA